From the Athene noctua chromosome 22, bAthNoc1.hap1.1, whole genome shotgun sequence genome, one window contains:
- the TMEM201 gene encoding transmembrane protein 201, translating to MEGAGALLARCPAGGLGVTVCAAAAGLLLYRIARRKKPTHVTVNCWFCNQDTVVPYGNRNCWDCPNCEQYNGFQENGDYNKPIPAQYMEHLNHVVSGGTTFCDPAEPQQWVSSQILLCKKCNNHQTTKIKQLASFSPREEGKYDEEIEVYKHHLEQTYKLCRPCQAAVEYYIKHQNRQLRALLLSHHFKRRERDKTYSQNLCSSSSSASITTPAQVIFLRFLAFLSCAFLVLMALYGSGNPFSLSAAVPAPGSSGPASVRNRTGTSSHADLENESAATVAGWRELLRLLPEQMVENLSAAWAYGKNHQMAVAVLGLFTCLLAMLLAGRIRLRRIDAFASVLWFVVMSLHLAERYLKTETPSWLDTAKFGTTSLCCLVGFTAAVATRKSTGHRRYRPRRYLSGDSITLFPSGTGTGFPSSATSLFVPTPPSILQLTNQQLFGSPRRTSSSSLPGRLNRALSLGTIPSLARADSGYLFSGSRPASQSSHSKESPTSDHFSLLSGSCAPSRIPSPAPSVAGSVTSSSGSLRYRRPLISPARLNLKGQKLLLFPSQNEALLTPSSSEEHTHSDSNIFATDLSSFPKKNLSERGVHDRRSGVEGGSICSDHSIRKEDRSSHSSTCVVDTTTKGEDLAGWRGHFGNSALRGLLAVSLTLNAIFTSAYVYRSLR from the exons ATGGAGGGAGCCGGGGCGCTGCTGGCCCGCTGCCCCGCCGGCGGGCTGGGAGTCACCgtctgcgccgccgccgccgggctgctGCTCTACCGCATCGCGCGGAG GAAGAAGCCCACACATGTGACTGTGAACTGCTGGTTCTGCAATCAGGACACGGTAGTGCCATATGGGAATCGCAACTGCTGGGACTGCCCCAACTGTGAGCAGTACAATGGGTTCCAAGAG AACGGAGACTACAACAAGCCCATCCCTGCTCAGTACATGGAACACCTGAACCACGTTGTCTCGGGTGGTACAACTTTCTGTGATCCTGCTGAACCGCAGCAGTGGGTGAGCAGCCAAATTCTGCTTTGCAAGAAATGCAACAACCATCAGACCACGAAGATCAAACAGCTGGCTTCATTCTCACCAAGGGAGGAG GGCAAATATGATGAGGAGATTGAGGTGTATAAGCACCATCTGGAGCAGACCTACAAGCTGTGCCGTCCGTGCCAGGCTGCGGTGGAGTATTACATAAAACATCAGAATCGGCAGCTCCGGGCACTGCTGCTCAGCCACCATTTCAAACGCCGTGAGAGAGACAAGACCTATTCGCAG AATCTATGttcatcctcctcttctgctTCCATAACCACACCAGCTCAGGTGATATTTCTGCGGTTTTTGGCCTTCCTCAGCTGTGCGTTCCTGGTTCTGATGGCCTTGTATGGGTCAGGCAACCCCTTCTCACTCAGTGCAGCAGTCCCTGCTCCTGGCTCCTCTGGTCCAGCGTCCGTTCGGAACAGGACTGGCACAAGCTCACACGCAGACTTGGAAAATGAGAGTGCCGCGACGGTGGCAGGCTGGCGGGAGCTGCTCCGCCTGCTCCCAGAACAGATGGTGGAGAACCTGAGTGCTGCCTGGGCTTATGGCAAGAATCATCAGATGGCGGTTGCTGTCCTTGGGCTGTTCACCTGCCTGTTGGCCATGCTCTTAGCTGGGCGGATCAG GCTCCGGAGAATTGATGCGTTTGCCTCAGTCTTGTGGTTCGTAGTGATGAGTCTGCATTTGGCTGAGAGGTACCTGAAGACGGAAACACCCAGCTGGCTAGACACAGCCAAATTTGGCACCACGTCCTTGTGCTGCTTGGTGGGCTTCACTGCAGCAGTAGCCACGCGGAAATCAACGGGCCATCGGAGATACCGGCCCCGAAG GTACCTTTCTGGGGATTCGATTACTCTCTTTCCCAGCGGCACTGGGACTGGCTTCCCTTCCTCTGCTACATCTCTCTTTGTCCCAACACCACCCAGTATTCTCCAGCTGACAAACCAACAGCTCTTCGGATCCCCACGCAGAacttcttcttcctctcttcctggtCGTCTCAACAGGGCACTCTCGCTGGGTACCATCCCCTCCTTGGCCAGAGCAG attCTGGCTACTTGTTCAGCGGAAGTCGACCAGCCTCCCAGTCATCTCATTCCAAGGAATCTCCTACATCAG ACCACTTCTCCTTGTTGTCAggcagctgtgctccctcccgcATCCCCTCTCCAGCGCCCTCGGTGGCTGGCTCTGTGACTTCCAGCTCAGGTTCCTTGCGGTACCGCCGGCCTCTCATCAGCCCTGCCCGCCTGAACCTGAAAGGacagaagctgctgcttttcccatcGCAGAACGAGGCTCTGCTCACCCCAAGTAGCTCAGAGGAGCACACCCACTCAGACAGCAACATCTTTGCCACCGACTTGTCCTCCTTTCCAAAGAAGAACCTCAGCGAGCGGGGAGTGCATG ATAGGAGATCTGGTGTGGAAGGAGGGAGTATTTGCAGTGATCATTCCATCAGAAAGGAGGATCGCTCATCACACTCATCTACCTGTGTGGTAGACACAACTACCAAAGGGGAAGAtttggcaggctggagag GTCATTTTGGTAACTCCGCTCTCCGAGGCCTGCTAGCTGTGAGTCTGACTCTCAATGCTATCTTCACATCAGCTTATGTCTACCGGAGCCTGCGCTGA